ACGCGTCGTGTTGAACACCTCGCCACTACCTCGATCATGTCTCCGCTGGCAAACCGCCCAGAAAAAAGCTTTCCGGCGGAACAGCGCAAAACATGTCCCGGCTATCAGTTCACATTTTCATGAACGGCGAACTTCAGGTATGAAGAATTTCTTTCAGGCAGGCCTTGATGCCATTGCAGGGAATTGGTAACCAAGCGGGCCGATTGTTGATTTCATAATCCAGCTCGTAAACTGCTTTTTCCAGCTTGAGCACGGCCAGAAATTCGGATAAGCCGCCGTCTTCAATCCAGCCCATTTCCGCGAAATAGGTCTCCCGGAAGACCTGTTCCACCAACCGGCTCCATCCCGCCAGTCGGCATTCCAGGGCTCCAAAAGCTTCCTGCGACAGGGCATGCCGCTCCTCCCATTCGAAGAGGGCGGCGTACATGGCGTAGTGGAAAGAACGGAGCAGGCCGGCCACGTCCTTGAGCGGACTGTATTTGGCGAACCGTTGCGCTGACGCTTTCAGAGGCTCGCCCTCAAAGTCCATGACGAAGCAATCGTTCCCCACCAGTAAAACTTGTCCCAGGTGGAAATCGCCGTGAACCCGGCACTTGACCCATCCCGCAGGTTGGAGTCCGGTCAGTCTGCTGAAGGCGGCCAGGATCTGCCGGCGCATTTCCGGAAGCCTTTCATAAAAATCGCGTGTGGCTGGGTGTGATCCAGGCTCACCGGACGCGATTTTGTCAAGGATGGCGGCCGCCCCGGCGGTCATTGTGCTGCACCAGCCAGCCAGATCCGCCGGTGTGATCGGCTCTGGCGCGAACGCCGCCTCCAGCCCCTCCGCAGACAAGGTGCGATGCATCGTCGCCAGAACCCTCGCCAGACGGCGCACCCGATCCAGATAACCGGAAGCATCTTCAAGCGGCGGCTCCGTGACGATTCCCGGTTGGGTCTCCGTCAGCAGATGGAGCCATTGGGATAGAAACAGCAGGGTACCATGCCAAAGATCGCCCTGAT
The Acidobacteriota bacterium genome window above contains:
- a CDS encoding phosphotransferase, giving the protein MNKTTRPVPAWATAVAALPAEWFRAARWFQAKAESVRSIRLVDVLDLSPLLPPGDRRLSISLVEVAAGDGTPELYLLPLCLEPTGKMGPGSTFAVGAGWTVREALDEPALHAMMIRLMSEGRTLAGGRGTFHFESFPLPLWRQVHSLAQNSTNSLILVKADVVCKFIRRLPAGQSPELEMSRFFAAAGTFQNLPPLEGALSYRDVGGREYTLVIARRFVENQGDLWHGTLLFLSQWLHLLTETQPGIVTEPPLEDASGYLDRVRRLARVLATMHRTLSAEGLEAAFAPEPITPADLAGWCSTMTAGAAAILDKIASGEPGSHPATRDFYERLPEMRRQILAAFSRLTGLQPAGWVKCRVHGDFHLGQVLLVGNDCFVMDFEGEPLKASAQRFAKYSPLKDVAGLLRSFHYAMYAALFEWEERHALSQEAFGALECRLAGWSRLVEQVFRETYFAEMGWIEDGGLSEFLAVLKLEKAVYELDYEINNRPAWLPIPCNGIKACLKEILHT